One window of Papaver somniferum cultivar HN1 chromosome 9, ASM357369v1, whole genome shotgun sequence genomic DNA carries:
- the LOC113311069 gene encoding chaperone protein DnaJ-like isoform X2, translated as MESLSFFSLSPPFYRIAQSKSFTPIYRFSKHNQFEVHFFSVSQICFPNLSIKKKSGSGFVVRAANRGGNSESPYDVLGVSPSATPGEIKKAYRKLALKFHPDVNKQANAQEKFMRIKHAYNTLLNSESRRKYDYGRGETGGYSASKNRNRKGQEEEFYGFGDFFRDLQVEFQNWEASAASQGKPKSLWEELADIGEEFVEFLEKELNITDANVEDGNNTKTAEGKARESTGSQRAGADVRSDEIEDNIDEIEATLAQLKRELGL; from the exons ATggaatctctctctttcttttctctttcacCTCCCTTTTATCGGATTGCTCAATCAAAATCATTCACACCCATTTACAGATTCAGTAAACATAACCAATTCGAGGTTCACTTCTTCTCTGTTTCCCAAATTTGTTTCCCAAATCTCAGTATTAAGAAGAAAAGTGGGAGTGGGTTTGTTGTAAGAGCTGCTAATCGTGGTGGTAATAGTGAATCTCCATATGATGTATTAGGTGTTTCACCTTCTGCAACTCCTGGTGAAATCAAGAAAGCTTATCGAAAACTTGCACTCAAATTCCATCCTGATGTTAATAAACAG GCAAATGCGCAAGAGAAATTCATGAGGATTAAACATGCGTATAATACGTTGTTGAACTCAGAATCACGGCGTAAGTATgattacggaagaggagaaaCTGGTGGTTATTCAGCTTCGAAGAATCGAAACAGGAAAGGACAAGAGGAGGAGTTTTATGGGTTTG GGGACTTCTTTAGGGACCTTCAGGTGGAGTTTCAAAACTGGGAAGCAAGCGCGGCATCACAAGGGAAGCCCAAGAGCTTGTGGGAAGAGTTAGCA GACATTGGTGAAGAATTTGTGGAGTTTCTAGAGAAAGAGCTGAACATAACAGATGCTAATGTCGAAGATGGAAACAACACAAAGACTGCAGAAGGCAAAGCACGTGAAAGTACTGGGTCACAGAGAGCGGGAGCTGATGTTCGGAGTGATGAGATTGAAGATAACATTGACGAGATTGAAGCCACTCTTGCGCAGTTGAAAAGGGAATTAGGACTCTAG
- the LOC113311069 gene encoding dnaJ homolog subfamily B member 9-like isoform X1 produces MESLSFFSLSPPFYRIAQSKSFTPIYRFSKHNQFEVHFFSVSQICFPNLSIKKKSGSGFVVRAANRGGNSESPYDVLGVSPSATPGEIKKAYRKLALKFHPDVNKQANAQEKFMRIKHAYNTLLNSESRRKYDYGRGETGGYSASKNRNRKGQEEEFYGFGDVLRDVQITVGDFFRDLQVEFQNWEASAASQGKPKSLWEELADIGEEFVEFLEKELNITDANVEDGNNTKTAEGKARESTGSQRAGADVRSDEIEDNIDEIEATLAQLKRELGL; encoded by the exons ATggaatctctctctttcttttctctttcacCTCCCTTTTATCGGATTGCTCAATCAAAATCATTCACACCCATTTACAGATTCAGTAAACATAACCAATTCGAGGTTCACTTCTTCTCTGTTTCCCAAATTTGTTTCCCAAATCTCAGTATTAAGAAGAAAAGTGGGAGTGGGTTTGTTGTAAGAGCTGCTAATCGTGGTGGTAATAGTGAATCTCCATATGATGTATTAGGTGTTTCACCTTCTGCAACTCCTGGTGAAATCAAGAAAGCTTATCGAAAACTTGCACTCAAATTCCATCCTGATGTTAATAAACAG GCAAATGCGCAAGAGAAATTCATGAGGATTAAACATGCGTATAATACGTTGTTGAACTCAGAATCACGGCGTAAGTATgattacggaagaggagaaaCTGGTGGTTATTCAGCTTCGAAGAATCGAAACAGGAAAGGACAAGAGGAGGAGTTTTATGGGTTTG GTGATGTTTTGAGGGATGTACAAATAACAGTAG GGGACTTCTTTAGGGACCTTCAGGTGGAGTTTCAAAACTGGGAAGCAAGCGCGGCATCACAAGGGAAGCCCAAGAGCTTGTGGGAAGAGTTAGCA GACATTGGTGAAGAATTTGTGGAGTTTCTAGAGAAAGAGCTGAACATAACAGATGCTAATGTCGAAGATGGAAACAACACAAAGACTGCAGAAGGCAAAGCACGTGAAAGTACTGGGTCACAGAGAGCGGGAGCTGATGTTCGGAGTGATGAGATTGAAGATAACATTGACGAGATTGAAGCCACTCTTGCGCAGTTGAAAAGGGAATTAGGACTCTAG
- the LOC113311219 gene encoding uncharacterized protein LOC113311219, with translation MATEENSQDSSVHKLRSPESGSGDMVDMMFAKRGCCCGNWLPSWERIRDDYNNDQDQDGRWWSKGISVFKKIREWSELVAGPKWKTFIRKFNKKGGNQYHQGKKFKYDPLDYARNFDDGRANGNFDDDFSYPDFSSRYASIPNSCKSSMDLGKDGPSFT, from the coding sequence ATGGCAACAGAGGAGAATTCACAAGATTCATCAGTACACAAATTAAGATCACCGGAATCAGGATCAGGAGACATGGTTGATATGATGTTCGCCAAACGCGGTTGTTGTTGTGGTAATTGGTTACCCAGTTGGGAAAGAATTCGAGACGATTATAATAACGATCAAGATCAAGATGGACGATGGTGGAGTAAAGGAATTAGCGTTTTCAAGAAAATTAGAGAATGGTCAGAACTTGTTGCAGGTCCGAAATGGAAAACGTTCATCAGGAAATTCAATAAGAAAGGAGGAAATCAATATCATCAGGGGAAGAAATTTAAGTATGATCCGTTGGATTATGCTAGGAATTTTGATGATGGAAGAGCGAATGGtaattttgatgatgattttagTTATCCTGATTTCTCATCTAGGTATGCTTCCATTCCTAATTCTTGTAAATCTTCTATGGATCTTGGTAAAGATGGTCCTTCTTTTACTTGA
- the LOC113311220 gene encoding uncharacterized protein LOC113311220, with protein MAWRAARSYSEVGHKIWMERLREAKASAAEWFDDKPVEQWARAYFDKSSKCDHITSNFCEAFNACILELRFMPIAKLVQKYHLLMMRIFYDRELVGNRMNDGGVVPRVMITINKHLYFTHEFTKQPSSDFVWTILDTKKDISWNVYLKEHTCTCNVWQVSGIPCVHAICASLHFRTRNFDQYVHPYMKVTNYRDLYAPSLKPLRDKALWAHNLLDDVKPPKVTRPTGRPRNQRRRDNDEIRGRNSRQYMCGKCYTYGHNRKTCTGATAANVDQAPATFTGPHVLNPTGRGVGGVQRGCVGSRGGGVSARRGRAFLRGGAVFSTSGRGNMHRIMDWLGTPEQWANDE; from the exons ATGGCATGGAGGGCAGCAAGGTCTTATAGTGAGGTGGGACACAAGATTTGGATGGAAAGACTGAGAGAAGCTAAGGCATCTGCAGCAGAATGGTTTGATGACAAACCAGTTGAGCAATGGGCAAGGGCTTATTTTGATAAGTCTTCAAAGTGTGATCATATCACATCAAACTTCTGTGAAGCCTTCAATGCTTGTATTCTGGAATTGAGGTTCATGCCCATTGCAAAGTTGGTGCAAAAATATCATCTTCTCATGATGAGAATCTTCTATGATAGAGAATTagtgggaaatagaatgaatgaTGGAGGTGTGGTCCCTAGAGTGATGATAACTATTAACAAGCATCTCTACTTCACCCATGAGTTCACAAAACAGCCATCTTCTGACTTTGTGTGGACTATATTAGACACAAAGAAAGATATCAGCTGGAATGTTTATCTGAAAGAGCATACATGTACCTGCAATGTATGGCAAGTTAGTGGTATTCCATGTGTACATGCAATTTGTGCAAGCTTGCATTTCAGGACTAGAAACTTTGatca GTATGTCCATCCATACATGAAGGTGACTAACTATAGAGACTTGTATGCTCCATCACTTAAGCCACTCAGGGATAAAGCTTTATGGGCACAT AATCTGTTGGATGATGTGAAGCCTCCAAAAGTTACTAGACCCACAGGGAGGCCTAGAAATCAAAGAAGAAGGGACAATGATGAGATACGTGGCAGGAATTCTAGACAGTACATGTGTGGAAAGTGTTATACATATGGTCACAACAGAAAAACTTGCACTGGTGCAACTGCTGCAAATGTGGATCAAG CTCCAGCTACCTTCACAGGTCCTCAT GTACTAAATCCAACCGGAAGAGGTGTTGGTGGTGTTCAGAGAGGATGTGTTGGTTCTCGGGGAGGAGGTGTTAGTGCTCGGAGAGGTAGAGCTTTCTTGAGAGGTGGTGCTGTATTTTCGACGAGTGGAAGGGGAAACATGCATAGAATTATGGATTGGCTAGGCACACCTGAGCAGTGGGCAAATGATGAATGA